A window of the Camelus ferus isolate YT-003-E chromosome 22, BCGSAC_Cfer_1.0, whole genome shotgun sequence genome harbors these coding sequences:
- the CD209 gene encoding CD209 antigen — protein MAEMSDPREPDGSEEENFGGKRLTGKDPGQLCSWRSLPGCLTRAPLLLFLVFISLGFLMLLVTTMVQVSRIDQSLQKETRDDQESHNPVAVAQEQMQSKLEGIRQQLTWMNATLASLCHPCPWNWEVFQGNCYLFSWTQSDWKSAVSACRNIKAQLVIVSSAEEQKFLKFWYVRNNKPTWIGLSDHHNEGSWRWLDNSSLQLSFWKDGEPNNHGDEDCVELHNDGWNDGRCVTEHSWICEKPSTPCPEL, from the exons atggCAGAGATGTCTGACCCCAGGGAGCCAGATGGCTCTG AGGAGGAGAATTTTGGGGGCAAGAGACTGACTGGGAAAGACCCTGGACAACTCTGCAGTTGGAGGAGCTTGCCAG GGTGTCTGACCCGGGCCCCTCTGCTTCTGTTCCTGGTTTTCATCTCACTGGGTTTCCTTATGCTCCTGGTGACCACCATGGTTCAAG TCTCCAGGATTGACCAGTCCCTGCAGAAAGAGACAAGGGACGATCAGGAGAGCCACAACCCGG TTGCTGTCGCACAGGAGCAGATGCAATCAAAGCTGGAAGGAATCCGGCAGCAGCTGACCTGGATGAATGCCACCCTGG ctAGCCTGTGCCATCCTTGCCCCTGGAATTGGGAAGTCTTCCAGGGGAATTGTTACTTATTCTCCTGGACCCAGAGTGACTGGAAATCTGCCGTCTCTGCCTGTCGGAACATTAAGGCCCAACTAGTGATCGTCAGCAGTGCTGAAGAGCAG aaattcctgaagttttggTATGTCAGAAATAATAAGCCCACTTGGATCGGCCTCAGTGACCACCACAATGAGGGTTCCTGGCGGTGGCTGGACAACAGCTCCCTCCAACTCAG CTTCTGGAAAGATGGGGAACCCAACAACCACGGAGATGAGGACTGTGTGGAATTACACAATGATGGCTGGAATGATGGCAGATGTGTTACAGAACACTCCTGGATCTGTGAGAAGCCCTCAACTCCCTGCCCTGAACTCTGA